In Arthrobacter sp. StoSoilB5, one genomic interval encodes:
- a CDS encoding ABC transporter substrate-binding protein: MDLNRPALPLQNKATNRKALAATAIAAALLLSACGGGASPQGAEQAAAADPASGANASGAVNICGVKDASGIYKGTAEAFTKANGKVTAKYTEIGATTDEARTQIVQRLEGKSTECDLFLTDVIWTSEFASQGWLLDQTKLVEANKDRLIPSTVETTKYQDKYWASPFFTNAGLIYYQKDKVAKPESWQQLYAEAAKAPGNGYVYQGKQYEGLTVNFLEMLYSAGGEVLNDQGDVKIDSKETRDVLNFMSDGLKNGSADRAVLTYNEDPARLAYESGDFGYQRNWPHVYRLLNATPLASSFGVAPLPAWEGGKASGVLGGWNLAISAHSTNQAGAVAFIDFATTPDWQKHVAMDYSQAPVNEAAYSDPAVLQKMPFATELLASVKGAKPRPISPVYPQISQAIYKNVYAVLSGTTSTEDAVKKMAEEITTAKASF; encoded by the coding sequence GTGGACTTGAACCGACCTGCTCTACCGCTCCAGAACAAAGCCACAAACCGCAAAGCCCTAGCAGCGACCGCAATAGCCGCAGCCCTCCTCCTCAGCGCGTGCGGCGGGGGAGCCTCACCCCAAGGTGCGGAACAAGCGGCAGCTGCCGATCCGGCGTCGGGCGCTAATGCCAGCGGTGCCGTGAACATCTGCGGCGTCAAGGACGCGAGCGGCATCTACAAGGGCACGGCAGAGGCGTTCACCAAGGCGAACGGCAAGGTCACGGCCAAGTACACCGAGATCGGCGCCACCACGGACGAAGCCCGCACGCAGATTGTGCAGCGGCTCGAAGGCAAGTCCACCGAGTGCGACCTCTTCCTCACGGACGTCATCTGGACCTCCGAGTTCGCCTCCCAGGGCTGGCTGCTGGACCAGACCAAGCTGGTCGAGGCCAACAAGGACAGGCTCATTCCCTCCACTGTGGAAACCACCAAGTACCAAGACAAGTACTGGGCCTCGCCGTTCTTCACCAACGCCGGATTGATCTACTACCAGAAGGACAAGGTGGCCAAGCCCGAGTCCTGGCAGCAGCTCTACGCGGAAGCCGCCAAGGCTCCCGGCAACGGATACGTCTACCAGGGCAAGCAGTACGAGGGCCTCACGGTGAACTTCCTCGAAATGCTCTACAGCGCAGGCGGCGAAGTCCTCAACGACCAAGGCGACGTCAAAATCGACTCCAAGGAAACCCGCGACGTCCTCAACTTCATGAGCGACGGCCTCAAGAACGGCTCAGCCGACCGCGCCGTCCTCACCTACAACGAAGACCCCGCCCGACTCGCCTACGAGTCCGGAGACTTCGGATACCAGCGCAACTGGCCGCACGTCTACCGCCTGCTCAACGCGACACCGCTGGCGTCCAGCTTCGGCGTCGCGCCCCTGCCGGCATGGGAGGGCGGCAAAGCCTCGGGCGTGCTCGGCGGCTGGAACCTGGCGATCTCGGCCCACTCCACCAACCAGGCCGGAGCTGTCGCATTTATAGACTTCGCCACCACCCCGGACTGGCAGAAGCACGTGGCGATGGACTACTCACAGGCCCCGGTCAACGAAGCTGCCTACTCTGACCCGGCGGTTCTCCAGAAGATGCCGTTCGCCACGGAACTCCTCGCCTCCGTGAAGGGTGCCAAGCCGCGCCCGATCTCCCCTGTCTACCCGCAGATCTCGCAGGCGATCTACAAGAACGTCTACGCGGTCCTCTCCGGCACCACCTCCACCGAGGATGCCGTGAAGAAGATGGCCGAGGAAATCACCACCGCCAAGGCGAGCTTCTAG
- a CDS encoding Gfo/Idh/MocA family oxidoreductase: protein MSIQQQAPSTTLKVGVVGIGWAGRQHLKAYSNIDGVEIVAVAGMEADLLAQLKEEYSFPHAFARWEDMIELEDLDAVSVAVPTFLHAPIAIASLERGLHVLSEKPLARNAVEGQQMVDAARKAGRVLDVAFNHRRRGDIQALKEVIDAGTLGRPYYAKASWLRRQGIPMLGSWFTNPELAGGGPLADIGVHVLDYSLHLLGEPKVLAVSASTHSELGPRGLGGNARYTASNSSHKFEVEDFASAFIRLEGGGTLILEAGWATYRDERDLMDFTVYGTDGGADLRSVGASENPVADVHVFTEKDGENADFEVVAEPGRAHQAVVDDFIAAVRGGETVWGSHDGSLALTRALILDACYRSALEQREVVL, encoded by the coding sequence GTGAGCATTCAGCAGCAGGCCCCGTCCACAACCCTCAAGGTGGGAGTTGTGGGCATCGGTTGGGCCGGCCGGCAGCACCTCAAGGCGTACAGCAACATCGACGGCGTCGAGATTGTCGCCGTCGCGGGCATGGAAGCTGACCTTCTTGCCCAGCTGAAGGAGGAATACAGCTTTCCGCACGCGTTCGCCCGTTGGGAGGACATGATCGAGCTCGAAGATCTCGACGCCGTCAGCGTCGCCGTGCCGACGTTCCTGCACGCACCGATCGCCATTGCCTCGCTCGAGCGGGGACTGCACGTGCTGAGCGAAAAGCCGTTGGCGCGTAACGCCGTCGAGGGTCAACAGATGGTGGACGCCGCCCGCAAGGCCGGCCGTGTCCTGGACGTCGCGTTCAACCACCGTCGCCGCGGCGACATCCAGGCACTCAAGGAAGTGATCGACGCCGGGACGTTGGGTCGCCCGTACTACGCCAAGGCATCCTGGCTCCGGCGCCAAGGCATCCCGATGCTGGGCAGCTGGTTCACCAACCCGGAACTGGCCGGCGGCGGTCCGCTCGCTGACATCGGGGTGCACGTCCTGGACTACTCCCTGCACCTGCTGGGCGAACCCAAGGTGTTGGCCGTCTCGGCGTCGACCCATTCCGAACTCGGCCCGCGCGGCCTCGGCGGCAACGCCCGCTACACAGCTTCGAACTCGAGTCATAAGTTTGAAGTGGAAGACTTCGCATCGGCGTTCATCCGGCTGGAAGGCGGGGGTACCTTGATCCTGGAAGCGGGATGGGCCACTTACCGCGACGAGCGGGACCTGATGGACTTCACCGTTTACGGGACCGACGGCGGAGCGGACTTGCGCTCGGTCGGCGCCTCCGAGAACCCGGTAGCGGACGTTCACGTCTTCACCGAGAAGGACGGCGAGAACGCTGACTTCGAGGTGGTGGCTGAACCTGGACGAGCGCACCAGGCCGTCGTCGACGACTTCATCGCCGCCGTGCGCGGCGGCGAGACCGTGTGGGGAAGCCACGACGGTTCGCTTGCCCTCACCCGAGCCCTGATACTCGATGCCTGCTACAGGTCCGCCCTCGAACAACGTGAAGTGGTGCTCTGA
- a CDS encoding Gfo/Idh/MocA family oxidoreductase: MTTSPPPAGRPLGVAAIGYAFMGKAHSNAWRSVASFFDVPAFEQKVLVGRDASLVAEAAAKYGWAESATDWRSVISRDDIDIVDICAPGWMHAEIALEALAAGKHVLVEKPLANTLEEAELMAGAAASARARGVQSMIGFNYRRVPALALARELIAEGRLGTVRHVRAAYLQDWLSDVETPMSWRLRKETAGSGALGDIASHAIDQVQHLTGQTVTEVTGTLRTFVAKRPGPDGLEKVTVDDAAWATLGLTGGLSASVEASRVATGQKNSLKIEIYGSRGSLTFDLENLNELGFMDATLPVREQGFRRILVNEPEHPYAAAWWPQGHIIGWEHTFTHQVRDFLLAIRDGSQPSPSFADGLQIQRVLAAIEESARNRSVVTEVAESPSAAENASGRLLGTIVPC; this comes from the coding sequence ATGACCACTTCTCCTCCTCCCGCTGGCCGTCCCCTGGGCGTGGCCGCCATTGGCTACGCCTTCATGGGCAAGGCCCATTCGAACGCGTGGCGGAGCGTGGCCAGTTTCTTCGACGTTCCGGCCTTCGAGCAGAAGGTACTCGTTGGCCGGGACGCCTCCCTGGTGGCCGAAGCCGCCGCCAAGTATGGTTGGGCGGAATCCGCCACTGATTGGCGCTCCGTGATCTCGCGGGACGACATCGACATCGTGGATATCTGCGCTCCAGGCTGGATGCATGCGGAGATCGCTCTGGAAGCTCTGGCTGCCGGGAAGCATGTGCTTGTGGAGAAGCCGCTGGCCAACACTCTGGAAGAGGCCGAGTTGATGGCGGGAGCGGCTGCTTCGGCTCGTGCCCGGGGCGTGCAGTCGATGATCGGCTTCAACTACCGCCGCGTCCCTGCACTCGCATTGGCCCGCGAACTGATTGCCGAAGGACGTCTCGGAACTGTGCGGCACGTCCGTGCCGCGTACCTGCAGGACTGGCTGTCCGACGTCGAAACCCCCATGAGCTGGCGGCTCCGCAAGGAGACGGCCGGCTCCGGAGCGCTGGGCGACATTGCCTCCCACGCCATCGACCAGGTCCAGCATCTGACGGGTCAAACCGTCACTGAAGTGACGGGAACGTTGAGGACTTTTGTTGCCAAACGCCCCGGCCCTGACGGTTTGGAGAAAGTAACGGTCGACGACGCCGCGTGGGCCACCTTGGGCCTGACCGGCGGCCTCAGCGCGTCGGTAGAAGCGTCGCGGGTGGCCACAGGGCAGAAGAACTCGCTCAAGATCGAAATCTATGGCTCACGCGGGTCGCTGACTTTCGACCTGGAGAACCTGAACGAGCTCGGCTTTATGGACGCTACGCTTCCGGTGCGGGAGCAGGGCTTTCGGCGGATCCTCGTGAATGAGCCCGAGCACCCGTACGCCGCTGCGTGGTGGCCGCAGGGGCACATCATCGGCTGGGAGCACACGTTCACACACCAAGTTCGCGACTTCCTACTTGCCATTCGCGACGGAAGCCAACCGTCGCCGTCGTTCGCTGACGGGCTTCAGATCCAGCGGGTCCTGGCCGCGATCGAAGAGTCGGCGCGGAACAGGAGTGTGGTGACGGAGGTTGCCGAGTCACCCTCGGCGGCCGAGAACGCGTCAGGAAGACTCCTGGGCACGATTGTTCCGTGCTAG
- a CDS encoding carbohydrate ABC transporter permease → MSTLTAERPTAELATRPKAPKRRLRGESKLHPLVWVFVVAVMAFSLIPFYWLVNTSLKKGASLAQGELFPSQPTLENYLVVFQNPEFLLALRNSVIIAVVTTTVALVFASFAAYALARLKMRRKAMILTLILSVTTFPAIAIAAPMFSIWRDIGLYDTLLGLIIPKLTFALPLAIYTLTSFFKEIPRELEESAYMDGATPFVAFRKVILPLAVPGLATTAILVFISVWNEFLLAVTLTTSPEARPVPVAIAFFSGTSEFDQPLGTISAASVIITVPLVILVLLCQKRIVSGMTAGAVKG, encoded by the coding sequence ATGAGCACGCTGACTGCAGAACGCCCGACGGCGGAACTCGCCACGCGCCCCAAGGCGCCAAAGCGTCGGTTGCGTGGGGAATCGAAACTGCATCCCTTGGTGTGGGTGTTCGTGGTGGCCGTCATGGCTTTCTCGCTCATCCCGTTCTACTGGCTGGTGAACACCTCCCTTAAGAAGGGTGCGAGCCTGGCCCAAGGCGAGCTCTTCCCGAGCCAGCCGACCCTGGAGAACTATCTGGTGGTCTTCCAGAACCCCGAGTTCCTCCTGGCCTTGCGCAACTCGGTGATTATCGCCGTCGTAACTACAACAGTGGCGCTGGTTTTCGCGTCCTTTGCCGCCTATGCGCTGGCCCGGTTGAAGATGCGCCGCAAGGCGATGATCCTGACGTTGATCCTCTCGGTCACCACGTTCCCGGCCATCGCCATCGCGGCCCCGATGTTCTCCATCTGGCGCGACATCGGCCTGTACGACACTCTGCTCGGCCTCATCATCCCGAAGCTGACGTTCGCGTTGCCGCTGGCGATCTACACGCTGACGTCTTTCTTCAAGGAGATCCCGCGTGAGCTTGAGGAATCTGCGTACATGGATGGCGCCACGCCGTTTGTCGCCTTCCGCAAGGTCATCCTGCCGCTGGCGGTCCCCGGCCTGGCGACCACGGCGATCCTGGTGTTCATCTCGGTCTGGAACGAATTCCTCCTGGCCGTCACCTTGACCACCTCGCCAGAGGCGCGGCCTGTTCCGGTGGCGATCGCGTTCTTCAGCGGCACCAGCGAGTTCGACCAACCCCTCGGCACCATCAGCGCCGCGTCGGTGATCATCACCGTCCCGCTCGTGATCCTCGTGCTGCTGTGCCAGAAGCGCATCGTTTCCGGCATGACGGCCGGTGCGGTCAAGGGCTAA
- a CDS encoding sugar ABC transporter permease yields MAIKTLLPGRSPRGAPNRGAPTRTAKTTSGRDRAERKLAFRMTAPSLVIMALVAAVPIGYAIWLSLNQYSVRTAGLSRFVGLENYINALASHEWWTAFGQTFLFAGLSVSLELILGTAMALLLNLAFKGRAVLRTVVLLPYAIITVVSAITWQTMFQPKMGLVTNVLSTLGLPGGDVVWLGEHGYAMAVIVMADVWKTTPFAALIILAGLQVISAETYEAAELDGASKWQTFVNITLPLLRPAIVLAAIFRTMDALRVFDLPFVLTRGANGTESMSMLAYTQLRENRLVGEGSALSILTFLTVMVVSVIYVRFAGGNIRDVAKEEQ; encoded by the coding sequence ATGGCCATCAAGACACTCCTACCGGGCCGCAGCCCAAGGGGCGCGCCAAACCGCGGCGCACCCACACGGACAGCAAAAACGACAAGCGGCCGCGACCGTGCCGAGCGCAAGCTCGCGTTCCGCATGACCGCGCCGTCGCTGGTCATCATGGCGCTGGTTGCGGCGGTCCCGATCGGCTACGCGATCTGGCTCTCGTTGAACCAGTACAGCGTTCGGACCGCCGGTCTGTCCCGGTTCGTCGGCCTGGAAAACTACATCAACGCCCTCGCAAGCCATGAATGGTGGACCGCCTTCGGCCAGACCTTCCTCTTCGCGGGCCTGTCTGTCAGCCTGGAACTCATCCTCGGCACGGCCATGGCATTGCTGCTCAACCTCGCGTTCAAGGGCCGCGCCGTCCTGCGCACCGTGGTTCTGCTGCCCTACGCGATCATCACCGTGGTCAGCGCCATCACCTGGCAAACGATGTTCCAGCCCAAGATGGGCCTGGTCACTAACGTTCTTTCCACGCTGGGACTGCCGGGCGGCGATGTGGTCTGGCTCGGCGAGCACGGCTACGCGATGGCCGTCATCGTCATGGCCGACGTCTGGAAGACCACGCCTTTCGCCGCGCTCATCATCCTGGCCGGCCTGCAGGTCATCTCGGCCGAAACGTACGAGGCCGCGGAGCTCGACGGCGCCAGCAAATGGCAGACGTTCGTGAATATCACCCTGCCGCTGCTCCGTCCGGCGATCGTCCTCGCGGCCATCTTCCGCACCATGGACGCCCTCCGCGTCTTCGACCTGCCGTTCGTCCTCACCCGCGGCGCCAACGGCACCGAATCCATGTCCATGCTCGCCTACACGCAACTGCGCGAAAACCGGCTGGTTGGCGAAGGTTCGGCGCTGTCCATCCTGACCTTCCTCACCGTCATGGTGGTCTCGGTCATCTACGTCCGCTTCGCCGGCGGCAACATCCGCGACGTCGCGAAGGAGGAGCAATGA
- a CDS encoding LacI family DNA-binding transcriptional regulator — protein MARATVQDVARTAGVSVGTVSRVLNGSPAVSEAAKEKVNAAIRQLSYRPLASARDLRRDRTMRVLALAKNLDSLVISEVFRGVGDAAADSGYVSLIAATDGDLDREQQLVDMLRNGSVDGLVIFSPTMSDEDVNTVAEQMSVVQVCEIVDAEAAFGVSIDDRQAAYDITKHLINTGAKKLAMLAHRGARSGRLREEGFRQALTEQGLEPDQILFGEGNFGFHAGRRLTKKLLEAKELPDAVFCGTDVVAAGCVRELTDAGLRVPDDIAVAGFDDSAQAEMCVPELTTVRQPAYEMGRVAFAELLERMTVEGSHRKGRTFLPHELVIRDSTK, from the coding sequence ATGGCTCGAGCGACAGTTCAAGACGTCGCCAGGACTGCGGGTGTCTCCGTGGGGACGGTGTCGCGCGTTTTGAACGGGAGCCCGGCCGTCAGCGAGGCAGCCAAGGAGAAGGTCAACGCCGCAATCCGTCAGCTCAGCTACCGTCCTCTCGCTTCAGCAAGAGACCTAAGAAGAGACCGCACCATGCGTGTCCTGGCCCTCGCCAAGAACCTGGACTCATTGGTGATCAGCGAAGTCTTCCGCGGAGTCGGCGACGCTGCAGCGGACTCCGGCTACGTCAGCCTCATCGCTGCCACCGACGGGGACCTCGATCGCGAACAGCAACTCGTGGACATGCTGCGGAACGGCTCAGTGGACGGGCTCGTGATCTTTTCGCCAACAATGTCTGACGAGGACGTCAACACAGTCGCTGAGCAAATGAGCGTGGTCCAGGTCTGTGAAATCGTCGACGCCGAGGCGGCATTCGGTGTGTCCATCGACGACCGCCAAGCCGCCTACGACATCACCAAACACCTGATCAACACCGGCGCCAAGAAGCTGGCCATGCTCGCCCATAGGGGAGCCCGCTCAGGCCGGCTGCGGGAAGAGGGCTTCCGCCAAGCGCTCACGGAGCAAGGATTGGAACCGGACCAGATCCTGTTCGGTGAAGGCAATTTCGGATTCCACGCTGGCCGCAGGCTCACGAAGAAGCTCCTGGAAGCAAAAGAGCTTCCGGACGCAGTCTTCTGCGGAACCGACGTAGTCGCAGCCGGTTGCGTCCGTGAACTCACCGACGCCGGACTACGAGTTCCCGATGACATCGCCGTGGCAGGCTTCGACGACTCTGCCCAAGCAGAAATGTGCGTCCCGGAGCTGACCACAGTCCGCCAGCCAGCCTACGAAATGGGCCGCGTAGCCTTCGCTGAACTCCTGGAGCGGATGACCGTCGAGGGCTCACATCGCAAGGGAAGAACCTTCCTCCCGCACGAACTCGTCATCCGGGACTCCACGAAATAA
- a CDS encoding ThuA domain-containing protein — MSDSKLKIVVWNEAVHEARNEPATIGEMYPEGIHGAIAAGLRGFYPDSEITTATLADPEHGLSEEVLEQTDVLLWWGHIAHGEVAEEVVERVQRHVLGGMGLVVLHSGHFAKIFTRLLGTTCSLKWRNEGERELVWTVKPSHPIAAGIESPIVIPKQEMYGELFDIPEPDDLIFISSFEGGEVFRSGVTFSRGKGRIFYFSPGDQEYPVYHQPQIQKVIANGVGWVAQPGVFRESPEVSNPSRGWFEA, encoded by the coding sequence ATGTCTGATTCGAAACTCAAGATTGTCGTCTGGAACGAGGCCGTCCACGAGGCCCGCAACGAGCCTGCAACCATCGGCGAGATGTACCCGGAGGGGATCCACGGCGCCATCGCCGCCGGACTGCGCGGTTTTTACCCCGACTCCGAAATCACGACGGCGACGCTCGCCGATCCCGAACACGGCCTCTCCGAAGAAGTGCTGGAGCAGACCGACGTGTTGCTGTGGTGGGGGCACATTGCGCATGGGGAAGTTGCTGAAGAGGTGGTGGAACGCGTGCAGCGCCACGTGCTCGGCGGCATGGGTCTGGTGGTTCTGCACTCGGGGCACTTCGCCAAGATATTCACCCGCTTGCTTGGGACCACCTGCTCCCTGAAGTGGCGCAACGAGGGGGAGCGGGAACTCGTGTGGACGGTCAAGCCGTCGCACCCGATCGCGGCTGGTATCGAGAGTCCCATCGTCATCCCCAAGCAGGAAATGTACGGCGAACTGTTCGACATCCCCGAGCCCGATGATCTGATCTTCATCAGCTCCTTTGAAGGTGGAGAGGTGTTCCGCTCCGGCGTGACATTCTCCCGAGGCAAGGGCAGGATCTTCTACTTTAGCCCGGGCGATCAGGAATACCCGGTGTACCACCAGCCGCAGATTCAGAAGGTCATCGCCAACGGTGTTGGTTGGGTGGCCCAGCCCGGTGTCTTCCGGGAGTCACCCGAGGTTTCCAACCCTTCGCGGGGCTGGTTCGAGGCCTAA